NNNNNNNNNNNNNNNNNNNNNNNNNNNNNNNNNNNNNNNNNNNNNNNNNNNNNNNNNNNNNNNNNNNNNNNNNNNNNNNNNNNNNNNNNNNNNNNNNNNNNNNNNNNNNNNNNNNNNNNNNNNNNNNNNNNNNNNNNNNNNNNNNNNNNNNNNNNNNNNNNNNNNNNNNNNNNNNNNNNNNNNNNNNNNNNNNNNNNNNNNNNNNNNNNNNNNNNNNNNNNNNNNNNNNNNNNNNNNNNNNNNNNNNNNNNNNNNNNNNNNNNNNNNNNNNNNNNNNNNNNNNNNNNNNNNNNNNNNNNNNNNNNNNNNNNNNNNNNNNNNNNNNNNNNNNNNNNNNNNNNNNNNNNNNNNNNNNNNNNNNNNNNNNNNNNNNNNNNNNNNNNNNNNNNNNNNNNNNNNNNNNNNNNNNNNNNNNNNNNNNNtggaactagctcttgtagaccaggctagtctcgaactcacagagatccgcctgcctctgcctcccaagtgctgggattaaaggcgtgcgccaccaccgcccggctcaatatGTCATATTTTCATTGAGTAAGTAGGTAACTTGCTTTTACTTAATAGatactttcaattttttaagTTACAAAATTGCTGTCATTCAAATATTCCAAGAATACAAATGTGTCTGTATTTGCACTGGAACCTTTTCAGGCTTTGGTGAGTAGAAGGGGAGCTGGCTAAACGGAGTCTAAAATTGGGGATAAGAATAGTGTGAAATCATTTTCTCCAGAATTCCTGGGACTTCTAAGTTTGCAGTTTTACCATCCATTTAAGAGTCCTTCAGCGAacactgctgcctgctgcctccctGGCGTGAAGGAGGCGTGCTGGCCACACCACAGTGAAAACCTGTAGAATTTCGTGGGTTTCCAGATTGCCTCTCAACTTGCCACATCATGCTtggcctttcaagtgctgggtgGATTCTGCTCACCTTTGCACACAGACTCTGAGAGGCGTATTTGGGGGCATCAGCATGCTGTACTTATACTACGATATCCATGTCTCAGCAGGCACTGTCTGGATTGTGCTGACCAATATTCATTTTGTCCAGTTTTCACACAGTATTCACATTGAAACCAAATGTGAAGTCAAGAAAATCTACCTTCAAGAAGAGTTTAAGATTATGAAGAAAAAGCCCTTGACTTTTCCAAAGGATCAGCATAAGTCAGTTACAGTTgataaaggtaaaagaaaaaatattactcCTTAAATTAATcatgataaatatatacatgtatacatatatacatatatatatatattttaaatttttgagacagggtttctctgtgcctccctggctgtcctggaattcactctagaccaaactggtctcaaactcagagatgtacgtgcctcctcccctcccccccttcccccgtGGTAGTattgaaggcatgcactaccattgCCTGGTGTTACATTTTAAACtcacattttcatataaaaattggttaaaaaaaaaactattagttAACTTCAGGCCCTTATTTCACTGCTCTTGGTTAAATTTTCTAATACCATGTTATGAggctttccattttatttgagtTCACAGTATTTGAACCATTATAACCTGACCTAGTGAGTTAGTCAGTATATCACagaccaaaacaaaatagaagcttTCATAAGTAACACAACTGTAAGTAACATAACTTCTAGATcaaatttaaaattctgtgtttgGGACTAAGTGCAGATGCCTGGTCTCATTCTACACCACTTAAGAACTCCTCCAGGCACAGTCTGTGAATTATCAACACTGCAGTTAGGCGGCTAATGTTCTAGAATCTTCTAGTCTTTTCTAGAGTGGGGTTGTGGACAttgaagagaaggagaaacatcAAGAAGAGCGGGATTAAATGCTGAGTGACATAAAATACTAATCAAATTGCTTCACAATTTAGAAAGTGATCATTAGTTTAAATTTACTGTTATGTCTCTGCTCACATCCAAAGGACTGTGTTTAGTCCCCTAGAGCACTGTGCTTTTGAAGCtgccaaacacaaaacaatgtcATTGCGCTCAGCTGTCCCAGCCAGAGGACCTTCAGTAGTCAAGAGATGTCTAAAAGCCGCCtgccctttctgtttctgttctgttcacaCGATATTGAGAGTAACTGCTCAAGATGACTCTTGagaattctcttctttttcttttaagaagtgTGGCCTGTGTATGTGGAACTAACCAATGGGAAGATCTACGGCTGTGATTTCCTTGTCAGTGCTACAGGAGTCACGCCAAATGTACACCCTTTCCTCCACGGAAACAATGTAAGGTGAATTCTGTCCACTTCCTAATCTTCATCATATCTACTTTTCAGGCATCATTTTAGTTAACTGTAACCTAAGATGGCAGCAACTCTGTGGCTTATGTCTGACTTGATTTACAGTATTTTCTACTTAGCACCCTTAAATACTTACAATCTAGCTTAAGTATTATCTAAAGATGTAATGTCCAATTTGTTTATCTAAAGGTTGATGGGAGACTGCTGTGTATGAATTCTCAAAGAGTAAACCTTACAGGTTGTTacattagcattttattttagcattagAAGTGCTAAAAAATGTTCTTCTGATTGGAGTTGGGATAAACATGACTAttgaatatttttgatattaaaattcTGGGACTTACTGAGGTCCCAGATAGAAGTGAATCCCTGGACATTCTGGCCAGGTGTCTACACTCTTTGGCTGCTTTTATCTTTCTGATCAGAGCTTGGTTAACACATCCAGGCTTGACTTGCTTAAACTTCCTGTTTTTGTCATCCTAATGCTAATGACAAACTATTTAGTTTGATCTAGGAGAAGATGGCGGCCTGAAAGTGGATGACCAGATGCGCACATCACTTCCTGACATCTATGCTGCTGGAGACATCTGTACTGCATGCTGGCAGCCGAGCCCAGTCTGGCAGCAGGTGAGCCTACACCTATGACCATGTGTCTATGCGATTCCCCGTGAAAATAAAGCAGTTGCTATCAGTGAACTCAAGTTTCTGTTCTAGCTTTTCTCCTCTTTAGCTGGAAGCCATCACTAGTGGTTTGCGGATGAGTAACAGATTCCCACTTTAACGTCATTTCATATTGCAGTAGatagaaatgtttttaattagaaaGAGTTGTGGGGttacctttcttttctgcttgacCCCTCTAGGACAAATTATAACTTTATGTCATAATATGATACAAGGGAACAACAGCTCAAAATAAGCAGATATCCCTTATTCTGAGTGAATTTCATATTTCTACATTCGGATTTGCAtgaaaaacaattagctttatatcACCCACAATGCAGACTTAGGGGAATTTCAGGTTCAACGAATTCCTGTCAGGTGTATTCAATCCACTGCCGACAGGATGGCTCTGGATATGGCCCAGCATAAAACTGTTAATTTATTATGATGTGTTTGTGATACAGTCATGTTGACTGGTGTTCACTGTGACCACTAAAGATAGCACGATCTGGAACAAAGCCACTGGAAGTGCACATAAGGGAATTTCTAAGACTGAAACTGTGGGGAAGATGGAGTAGAGTGGGTATAAAAGCTCTTGTTACACAAGCCTGGAGGCCAGAGTTTGAGTTCGGCGACAGTGTAAAAGCTGGAGTCATCATAAGCTACTATAACCCAGCATGCCTATTGAGAGTCAGGAGGCCAGCTACGAAACAGACCCCTCCTCACAGTGGAAAGCAAGCAGGGACTCAAGGTGTCACTgacattcatacatgcacatggcATGCGTGCATTCACATTCATGCTAGCAtgtgcccatacacatgcacacacatggatgatACGTTTTATTCAGATGATAACCAAAAGTAATATAAAGTACCATTCCCACTATTGCAGATGAGACTATGGACCCAGGCACGGCAGATGGGCTGGTATGCAGCCAAGTGCATGGCTGCAGCTGGTTTGGGACAGTCTAGCGACATGGATTTCAGCTTTGAACTGTTTGCTCATGTCACAAAATTCTTTAACTATAAGGTAAGAATACCCTTTTTGCTTGAAAGTATGGCAACTGTGGCACTTTTCTCCAATAATTACGGTTTAAACTATGTTATCAAAAATGCTATTtggaggactggaaagatggcttagcagttagttATTGCCTATCTTGAGATGTGAGTTCAGTTCTCTGCTCCCACTTCAGAtgaccacctataactccagttctaggaggtccaacaccctcttctggcccccatgggtGCCTGTACACCCATgatgcaatcacacacacacacacacacatcagggaaGAACCAGGAGTTCTGACAGATGTGTACTATTCTTAGTTCTCTCCCTTCTGAGACAGGTCTCTTTCCTAAACTAGACTTAAGAGAAAACACACCTACACTTCTGAGGAATGGTCTGCTTCAGTTGCATAGTAAATCTTTAAGCCATGACTCCGGGAAAATGtggttcactgtgtgtgtgtgtgtgtgtgtgtgtgtgtgtgtgtgtgtgtgtgtgtgtagacacctACAACGTTTTTAAAGACTAGGTAACATTATCATCCACATATATTTTCTACTTTCAgtgttaaaatattaatgatgAGATTTTTAATGTGACTGTAGGCTGTGTGGCAGTGTTATAATAATACAGAGTATGTTCATGCTATTCAAATGCTTTCTTTGGGCCCCTCCCACTGCGAGACTACAAAATAGTTGTTTTTTCTGTTTAAGCTACTTGACCCAGATAACTGGACATTATGTTATTTGTGGGGAGTTGGAAGGAGCTACTCCAAAAAATGACCTTTTCATCCTCATGCAGGTTGTGCTGCTGGGAAAATACAATGCACAAGGCCTAGGCCCAGATCATGAGTTAATGCTGCGGTGCACCAGAGGACAAGAGTATGTCAAAGTCGTCATGCAGAATGGACGCATGATGGGAGCTGTCTTAATTGGTGAAACTGATTTAgaggaaacatttgaaaatttaattttaaaccaGATGGACCTTTCATCATACGGAGAGGATCTCCTAGATCCAGATATCGACATAGAGGATTATTTTGATTGACATTAGAATTTCTTCAGGAATAGTAAGTTcaaaataaggagaaaagaaacaaattggaAAAACTAACGCCTGCACCAAGTGAATGGCTCCACAAATCAAGAATGCAGAAGCTAGATTCCTGGTTGGAAGGAGTCACGAACTTTCACAGTGAACTCAGTTTAATGACTAATTAGCAGGTGAACATTCCTGATACAGAATTGACAATAAACCTTGATTCACACAAATGCACCTGTGTACCAGATCCTTCTTTGCCTGAACATCAGAGTAAGGCCAGGGCTTCAGGAGGCTTGCTGTCTTGATTTACTTAGAACATGCCGAGTCTTCTTGCTGACACCCTTGGTACTGGTGACTGACTGTTTTCATCTGAGCTAAAACAGCAGCTCTTCCGGTCAGACATCATCTGCATTGCTCAGCCTAAAATGGTACCATCTTGGAAGGGTGAGCCTATGTCAGCATGGTATTGCTTTAAAGGGAGTCACAACAGAAAACTAGATGGTCACAGCAAGGCAAATGAGCTTATGACACTTATATGGACTTAATTTCAATCACACTTAAACAACTTTGCATAAAAgatgtattatttttcattattgtatACTGTAAAATATAACTCCTGATCTCAAATTTTCAAATGATCCTGAATATGTTCAGATAAGCtctgaatatataattttatatgtataaaatacaaaattgtttcaaaaattaagCATAAAAATGATCTAGACATAAATAACTTAAATAGTTATTTTGTGCAAGATTAAGTGACACTCAGGCATCATCCAGCTTCCTTTTCTTAGCTCCAGACGGCTGAAGCCTGTTTGTGGACTTCTGGACGTCCCCTTTCTCCTCGGCATGCTCCGTCAGTCCAGATGACGCAGCCTGCAGCAGAATGACAAAGCAGCACCTGTTAAGGAAGGCTCTGCTGATCAGCTTTCTTGTGAGCCTTCCAGTCTCAGAATTCCCCTTGTGTATCAGTCAGTTCCTATCTACAAATTTCTATTCAAATATGGGCAACTGTCTTAAATAAAACAGGGATattgtaaattaaaacaaaacaaaacaaaacaaaaaaaccctggaGAGGACATGCAGTAACCTGAGGCTGCCGCAGCACAGACTCAACGGTGGCTAGCAGCATCTGGAGGAcacactttgttttttaaaaattgattatttattatgtacatatatgcacaccatGGGGGTCAGAGAGGCTGGCTCAGGAATCAGTTCCAGGGATGAAGCTCAGGCTGACAGGGACAGCAGAAAGGACTTttatcactaagccatcttgctgaaCCCAGAGGATCCCACCCAGTATTATCATGGAAGCATTTCACAGAATTCAACTTTAAACTGCAGCCCTCTGACTCTACAATGGGCCAGTCTAAAGCCCACCACTACTTATCTGTCCAAAATCAAAACCCAGGAAGAAAACTGATAACATTTGTGTCCAACCAAACCTAGTAGAGACCTTGAGGAAAGCAGCCCAGAAACTTAAGGCACACTGAAAATGAAGTTACCCTGGCGCCGCTCTGTGTGGACTTCCTCACTTGCATGGTAACAGCATGGGCATCGTTGCTGAGAAGACTAGCTCTGGGTCCCACTTTCAGATACGAGATGGTGGCGTAAGCTGTGAAACTGTAGTCTTCTCTGCAAAAGAAAGGAGTCAAGCAGAAAGCTTGAAGGAGCCATAGGAAACACTTTTAGaagagtataatttaaaaaaaaaatatagtacaaCACAAATATAATCCTTAAGGAAAATAAGTTGGGCTTTTGAGGGGGAggcatgttatttatttatttttaacatttctgaCTTCATAATCAAGGTCTAAGATTATTAGGTCACTTGTTTTCTATATGCTTAAGAGTTCACATCAAATAACTACAGTTGCTGACTGCTCCAGTTAGGAGTCAAGGGAGGAAACATGAagacacagaagacaaatggCTGTGTACTTGAGATACTGCTGCAGGAGAGCATGTGCGATGATTCTCTCCAGGTCTTCTCGGGGAAGGACCGGGGCAACAACGCCAGCCACTCTCAACTTGGCTGCTCCCTTTCCCATCCAAGAATCGATGAGCTTCAGTGGAGTGAGCTTTTCATTCAGTGCCTCTGCCTGCTTCAGGATCTTGACCAGGTCTCGGCAGTGCTGTGTTACATTCCTTTTCTCAGACACTGCAAGGACAGAGAACAATGGGAACAGCTGGAGTTACACTGTGAGCCCTTTACACAAACTTCTTTTCATATGCTCAGAATTAAGACCACGATGTTCCTTAGGCTTTATCATAGAATAAATTCTACTCCTAAAAGCCATGTAGGGATCATGGCAATGTAAAGGTGACCTGGCTGTCAAAGGCTGCAGTATGCTCCAGACGTCACTGGGAGGTGTGTGCACTGCAGGAGAAAGCCTGCCTATTCTTATCTGATGCTGCAATTACACCACACTCtgaaagccagtctgggctccGAGGGAATGTTCTGGATAGAAGTCCTGAAATACTAGACTAGCATCCTGATTTACACGTAGGGTTCACATGAGTTTGGCCTCTCTAAGACAGTCTTGTGAACTGGCAAATTAGTGTCTGTAGCTGTCAAGTTAAAAGTGCAGAGAACTCTACCCACTGAAGCaccagaacccaggtcctcccatGAGAACTGCTAGGTCCAGCTTTTCAAGGATACAGCACTGGGACACAAGTTCCTGCATGTATTGTATCAAGAACAGAGACTATGCAGTACTACAGACTGTCATGACATTAGCCTTTTCTTATGTTACAGAATTTCTATGCAGAGGAATTctaatttttccttatttcttaaaACCTTGATGTCCTCAGTATAGTAATataatatgtgtgcatatacatttgACTTACCTTTGTATCATTTATGAATCTAGAAAATTCTAGTCATAGTTTGTCTTTTAATTCTATTTGGAGGGACTAACCCTTCCCACATGCAGCCCGTGCTGCATTGAGGCTCTAAGAGTCTAAGTAAATAGCAAGCTTACAAATGTCTTTGCAGCAGCTGTCACACATTTTGTTACAGGCGTCTGCATTCCACACTTCATCAAAATGTTGTGCTATCAACACACGACGGCACCTGCAGACACACGAGAGAGAGAATCACTCATGCACTCAAATTTCAGGACCTGCTTCAGAGGAGCGCATGTGTTACTGGCTGTCCTGCTGTCACAACAGCCCCAGATGTGGTGGCTAGGGCAGTGCAAGTGTGTTATCTCATCTTTGTATAAAAAAGTCTCACAGGGTCAAAGTCAAAGTAGGGGCAGACTGGATGCTTCTGGAAGCCCTAACCTCAGCCTTTAACACTGTCTAGAGCTTGCCCACACTCCTTGGTTCCTGGTCCTGTCTGCCTTCAGAGCCATCAACTATGGCTTCTCCCATCACAACTGACCTCTTTATCCACTTACAGACCCTGTGTCTACAATGGACCCACCCAGGGAGTCTCAGGAGACTCTTACTTTCCCAGCAGTATGCTGACAACCATCACTTCAAAAGTCACCGGTCTCACTTTGAGGAGAATGTTTTGATAATGAAGTAGTTTCGTATATTTTAGACTAAATCTGAAAACAGTCTTCATAGGAGTCTCCTATGACAAAGAAattctcactttctccttccctgtaACCACCGCAGCATCAGTTGGAGAGTAAATGCAGTTTTTATCAGTGGCAGGTCACTGTTTACCTGAACACTTCTGAGCTCTTTTGTGACAAGTATTAAAGACACAGGATGTTCACGGCACTGGGGCCCCAAGGAAGATGAGtgctgtaagcagagactgccaTGTATTTCCTAATGAGAAACTTGACCCCACCCTTGCTTATTCAGTGACTCATCACCAGGGTGAATGGACATGCCTGAACTTACCTCCCCAATGCCTATCTTCCCACACGCCCTTCCATAATCTCTACAGGCAACTACACACCAGATCCAAAGGAAAAACTCTTCCTTCATAGCCTTCAATAGACTGGCCTTGAGAAGGACCTCAAAAACTGACAGAGCCTCTTTTCTTAGAGGAGGGCAGTCAGGGGCCcaggtctctgcctttccagtgttCTGTGCTAACAGCGGTGCATTCGGTAGGTATTCGACGACCAAACGACATATGACATGCTACATACAGGAAGGCACGTGGCTCACTTGCTTATATTCTGGCAGTATGACACCATCTCGTACAACTTCTGCTGCCCTACATTCTCCATGACCACCATCGAGCTGATCCTGAATATGTCTCCAAAGCCGTAATACAGAATACAGTCTGCTCTCGAGTCATCGCGACCTGTGCTTTGAGGAATCCTCAGTTTGCATCATTCCTTTCAAAAATCCGTAACATGCAAAAGTATACGTCAATTGCTGACAGAGCTTCACAGTACAGCTAGACATTTTTAGATATCTGTAAGAGCTACCCTGAGGGTCTGAAATGACTACAAAGAGGATCATCAAAAATCagcttattaataaagaaaaacgaATGTTCACAAACAGTTCAGTTATAGGTTGTACATGTGAACCTACTAATTAAAACTCCAAGTGGTTGACATGAACGTCACAATAGTTTACAACATAtaataaaccatttttaatattcCAACAGAAGGTGTGTAAGTAAGTATAAATCTGGATTTTAAAAAACTCGTTCTAAAAATTACTACCTAAAAACAAGCATTGAAAACTCAGAATTCTCAAGCATGTCCTCTGCCAACTCTGCTGAGATTACTTCTGAATTAGAGCCTTACATACCGGCACGGCCACTCTCTTGGTAGTAATTCTCCATGGATTTGCTCATTGAATGGTGGATAACGAACCTCACATCTGGCTTATCAATTCCCATGCCAAATGCAACTGTAGCCACGACCACCTAAAATGTGTTAATACTTGGTAAGTTAATTGAGTCACTTAACTATTGTTAAGGGTAAGTTAGGCTTTCATAGAAAATACATATACTTAACCTGAAGTTCATTGGCTGACCACCGAGTATGAACCTTGGTCTTATCTTCGGGTTCCATATTGGCATGGTAAGTTCCTGCATGAATTCCCAATTTTTGTAAACTAATGGTAACTTGTTCAGAGTCTTTCTGAGAAAAACAGTATATGATTCCTGCAGTAAAACATGGCCGAGTGTTAGGTTCGTATGCATAGCACATTCTTAGTTAATCTGAACCATGCTCAAGACAGTGATTTGTCCCAAGGCAGAAAGGCCCCAAGCCCCTGTGCACATACTGACTGTTGGGTATAATCAACGTTTGATGCTTGCCTTAAGCAGAAATGAATCCTGCACCACCAGCCAGGGTTCCCATGACCAAAAGAGAGTGTCTCTGCAACTTTATTCCCACTACACAGCACCTCTTAAACTCTGTGAGACGCTGGGAAATTGAAGAATCTGCTCATTTGGCTAAAGCACCTTTTTTTGCATCTTGGGGCGGGGGTAACAGTATGTGTGTAGGCAGGCCCTCTGAGAGGGACAGACAGCTGCAGCCTCTCTCAGACTTGACTCAGGAACTCCTTTTCCCAGACATCATTACGCTCTCCTAACCAGAGGACAGTGCTGAAGAGCTGCTGGGCTGTAGTCCTTTGCTCTGAGATGCAGGACAGATGTTCCTATCTTCACCTTGCTTTACCTGGTAAGTATGTACATGGCCCTTCCTGCAAGGtactgtgtgttctctctctccagaaCATTGCTGCTCACTCAGGAAGGTACAGGACAGATACTAACGTGTCAACAACACTGTCACTGACCTATTCCACAGCAGGCAAGGCAGGCAGCTTTGACTCCCACTGTGGCAGGGATGCCACGCACAGCTAGTGACCAAATGGATGGATTTGATCTCATTTTCAGGTATCAGTCATGCATAACTGGAGGGATTTATGCCATTTCATAAACGCTCTCTCAGCCCCCAAGttgatttgtttttaacattACCTGATTGCCCTTTATACCGTCCATTAATGAGCTTTACAATGTCCTCAATAAAGTCATCAGCATTCGAGGGCTTTTGTCGAACCTAGAAAAGCAGTCTCATTAAGAAGTGGGTTCACCAGTGCCACCCAAGTTGTGCCTGCTTACAGCCTCTGACGTGTGAGTCTCCCATGGGAAGTAtcccttcctggcctcccaggaTACACCCGTCTGACCCATTCCTTCCTCTGCCCAccctctcttcttcattttcagtCTCTGCTCTGTCAGAGATGAGGAAGCATAGAAACAGCAGGTAACTTGTGAAGATGGATACTGTTCTATTGTCTGATGCTTTAATAAAAACATCAAGCACAGTAtgaaagcaatgaaaatgaaaacaaaatctgtcCTTAACACAACTTGAAAATAATCAGAAAGCCACTGGGATATCTTACCTTCAAGAGCAAGTATCAGATAAAACCCACATGGGAAATATTAGCAAACtcattaatatgtatgtatgtttctattacTTAGTTACACGGATGTCAGTTGGGCTCTTGGTTTCACACCCTCCTTGTTCTCAAGCATTTTACAAGAAAGAATCTAACAAATATACCCCCACTTGCTCAAACTGTTTATAAAAGACAGTATCACTTAATGcagtattattttctgtttggcCTAATATGAATTACGCTGCACAAGACAGAGATAAACTAAAGCACCAATAAATGTCCTAACAATTACTTCTTGACATAAAAATGCTTATACTGTCATCATGTAAGAAAGCACAATGAAGAAGTGTAGCCTCTGCATACCTCATAATAAAGATTTGGCCGATTGAAAGATGCTGTGAAAATCAAACACTTATCCACACACAGGATTTTCTGTGCATCCTTCAAAACATGGTTGGTTGCTGTTGCGGTCAGCCCAATCAGTGAGGTGTTGGGAAACTGGCGCTTCAAGATGCCAAGTGCCTTATAATCTGAAAAAGATGACatggtctgtctctctctgaacccTCGGAGAATGAGAGTCAATCAGACTCTTAACAGCACACAGATGAGCACAGGCTCCCAGTTTCACTTGCAGAGTTAGCTATAACTAAGTTTGTAGGACCTGCCACtatcttgaattcagagattttaCTGCgtttttttcataaataataataatttctttacAGAGGTCAAATTAATGCCCTTTTAAAAGCAGGTGTTGTGCAGATAGTTCCTCTTGACTGAAACATTTCTGGGAGGTCATTCAGGTTTCAGAAACTCGCATGATGGAAGAGGTCTCTCTGTGACGTCATGTAAGTAAACAGTTACTGGGGGGGGGGCCTCTCCAGTAGTGTACCTGCCAGTAGGTCCTACCCAGGAGCCCCgccggagacagacaccagagctTTAGCTGCTAAGCCACAGCCACGGCTTAATTaccagattaagagaaatgggttaaattaatatgtaagagttagccaataagaagccaaagCTAATGGgcgaagcagtgatttaattaatacagtttctgtgtaattatttcggagctgctgagcagccaggaaccaacaagcagcctccacacTACATTTCACCACTGAACTACCTCCTTAGCCaagatttttttaagataatGATGAGTAACTTTCTCTAGGATGACTACAGGTTTGGCAGCTGAAGTACTACTAAAATGTCTCATCAATTTCAATTGCTCCAAGCTGGGTGGGATACtgaaaaacccagaaaaataagAATACCTTTAAAATGCTGCAAATTCCTTAATAAACAGGGAAAAATGAAGACGGGGTCTGGAGTGCTAGAGATGTTGCATGGGCTAGGAAGCAGTTATCTCGCAGGCGAAGGTGGGAGGCTGCCAGGTTGAGGCTGAGGAAACGAGTACCCACCACAAGAGGGGAGAATTTCAACAGAGCAGGCGCTATGCCGAACTGAGCGAGAACCAGTGCAAAGATGCATACCAGGCCTGAAATCATGTCCCCACTGACTGCAACAGTGCACCTCATCCACTGCGATGCGAGTCAGCCTTCCAGCTTCGTAGGCTTTCTCTAGTCTTGACATGAACATCTTGCTTTTTGCAATTTTCTCTGGAGTCACATAAATCAACTTTAACTGGGAGTTTCTACTCACCATTTCAGCGTGAACCCATTTCACATGCTCCTATTAAAGACAAAACAGACACAAGCATTGTAGACTGGTGGACCCAGACACTAAGTGAAAATGGGTGCTCGTTGCTGAAAAGCAACAGTCTGGGGCTCTTCCTGAAGCAGATACTGGCTCACTAAAACTGAAGCCACATCTCTAAGTGGCAGCTGGGCAAACAGTGTTCTAGTGACTCACTTGCTCCAGATGGCTGAAATAAAAATCAGTCACTTGGCAAATACGAGGAGGAAACATGAATGTGACAAGATGCTCCAATAAAGAAAGTGTACAATTTTAAACTGTTAATAGAGCCAAAATGTGAACCAAATACAATAGCTGTAGCCATCACGGTAGGCTTTACAAGTTCACTCACTACATTTATAATTATACACCCaagaataaaagtatttattttttaattatagctATTTTAATGGAGTTATCAAATACCTCCTTAAATAGAGACTCTTGGGTCCACTCACCGCTACACACTCTATAGTATTAGTGCTCTA
The Microtus ochrogaster isolate Prairie Vole_2 chromosome 14 unlocalized genomic scaffold, MicOch1.0 chr14_random_2, whole genome shotgun sequence genome window above contains:
- the Pyroxd1 gene encoding pyridine nucleotide-disulfide oxidoreductase domain-containing protein 1; the protein is MEAARSVGPLVVVGGGIAGVTCAEQLAVTFPEEDILLVTASPVIKAVTNFKQVSKVLEEFDVEEQPSTVLENRFPNIKVIESGVRQLKSEEHCIVTEDGRQHVYKKLCLCAGAKPKLICEGNPYVLGIRDTDSAQEFQKQLRKAKRIMIVGNGGIALELVYEIEGCEVIWAIKDKAIGNTFFDAGAAEFLISKLMSEKSEAKIAHRRTIYTVEGKCNIWLVSFMDETKRRAGHTTVKTCRISWVSRLPLNLPHHAWPFKCWVDSAHLCTQTLRGVFGGISMLYLYYDIHVSAGTVWIVLTNIHFVQFSHSIHIETKCEVKKIYLQEEFKIMKKKPLTFPKDQHKSVTVDKEVWPVYVELTNGKIYGCDFLVSATGVTPNVHPFLHGNNFDLGEDGGLKVDDQMRTSLPDIYAAGDICTACWQPSPVWQQMRLWTQARQMGWYAAKCMAAAGLGQSSDMDFSFELFAHVTKFFNYKVVLLGKYNAQGLGPDHELMLRCTRGQEYVKVVMQNGRMMGAVLIGETDLEETFENLILNQMDLSSYGEDLLDPDIDIEDYFD
- the Recql gene encoding ATP-dependent DNA helicase Q1 isoform X2, translating into MDRKDIFLVMPTGGGKSLCYQLPALCSEGFTLVICPLISLMEDQLMVLKQLGISATMLNASSSKEHVKWVHAEMVSRNSQLKLIYVTPEKIAKSKMFMSRLEKAYEAGRLTRIAVDEVHCCSQWGHDFRPDYKALGILKRQFPNTSLIGLTATATNHVLKDAQKILCVDKCLIFTASFNRPNLYYEVRQKPSNADDFIEDIVKLINGRYKGQSGIIYCFSQKDSEQVTISLQKLGIHAGTYHANMEPEDKTKVHTRWSANELQVVVATVAFGMGIDKPDVRFVIHHSMSKSMENYYQESGRAGRDDSRADCILYYGFGDIFRISSMVVMENVGQQKLYEMVSYCQNISKCRRVLIAQHFDEVWNADACNKMCDSCCKDILSEKRNVTQHCRDLVKILKQAEALNEKLTPLKLIDSWMGKGAAKLRVAGVVAPVLPREDLERIIAHALLQQYLKEDYSFTAYATISYLKVGPRASLLSNDAHAVTMQVRKSTQSGARAASSGLTEHAEEKGDVQKSTNRLQPSGAKKRKLDDA
- the Recql gene encoding ATP-dependent DNA helicase Q1 isoform X1 gives rise to the protein MASASALTEELESVSNELHAIDIQIQELTERQQELLQRKSVLAKKLKQCLEGSDAEASSSCDSSPASWNKEDFPWSGKVKGVLKNVFKLQKFRPLQLETVNVTMDRKDIFLVMPTGGGKSLCYQLPALCSEGFTLVICPLISLMEDQLMVLKQLGISATMLNASSSKEHVKWVHAEMVSRNSQLKLIYVTPEKIAKSKMFMSRLEKAYEAGRLTRIAVDEVHCCSQWGHDFRPDYKALGILKRQFPNTSLIGLTATATNHVLKDAQKILCVDKCLIFTASFNRPNLYYEVRQKPSNADDFIEDIVKLINGRYKGQSGIIYCFSQKDSEQVTISLQKLGIHAGTYHANMEPEDKTKVHTRWSANELQVVVATVAFGMGIDKPDVRFVIHHSMSKSMENYYQESGRAGRDDSRADCILYYGFGDIFRISSMVVMENVGQQKLYEMVSYCQNISKCRRVLIAQHFDEVWNADACNKMCDSCCKDILSEKRNVTQHCRDLVKILKQAEALNEKLTPLKLIDSWMGKGAAKLRVAGVVAPVLPREDLERIIAHALLQQYLKEDYSFTAYATISYLKVGPRASLLSNDAHAVTMQVRKSTQSGARAASSGLTEHAEEKGDVQKSTNRLQPSGAKKRKLDDA